In Rhodanobacter denitrificans, a single window of DNA contains:
- a CDS encoding GNAT family N-acetyltransferase, producing MRAGLVLREIGADEFARVWPFFLPIVAAGDTYVYPLELGLEQARAMWTTPPARCFVAERDDQVLGCYRLAPNFPGLGDHVANGSYMVAPEARGQGIASAMCEHSLEQARQTGFTAMQFNCVVASNTIAVRLWQRHGFRIVGTVPGGFRHARLGPTDLYVMHRTL from the coding sequence ATGAGGGCTGGGCTGGTGCTGCGGGAGATCGGTGCGGACGAGTTCGCGCGGGTGTGGCCGTTTTTTCTGCCGATCGTCGCGGCCGGCGACACCTACGTCTACCCGCTCGAGCTGGGCCTCGAGCAAGCCCGTGCCATGTGGACCACGCCACCGGCACGCTGCTTCGTGGCCGAGCGCGATGACCAGGTGCTTGGCTGCTACCGGCTGGCGCCGAACTTTCCCGGGCTCGGTGATCACGTGGCCAACGGCAGCTACATGGTGGCGCCCGAGGCGCGCGGCCAGGGCATTGCCTCGGCCATGTGCGAGCACTCGCTGGAACAGGCGCGCCAGACCGGCTTCACCGCGATGCAGTTCAACTGCGTGGTGGCCAGCAACACCATCGCGGTTCGCCTGTGGCAGCGCCACGGCTTCCGCATCGTGGGCACCGTGCCCGGCGGGTTTCGCCACGCACGACTCGGCCCCACCGACCTCTACGTGATGCACCGCACGCTGTGA
- the miaB gene encoding tRNA (N6-isopentenyl adenosine(37)-C2)-methylthiotransferase MiaB encodes MSGKLFIKTHGCQMNEYDSAKMADVLKASHGLELTQDESEADVILINTCSIREKAQEKVFSQLGRWKQHKQDGKPVLIGVGGCVASQEGAAIVKRAPYVDLVFGPQTLHRLPQLIEAQRASGLPQVDISFPEIEKFDCLPEPRAEGPTAFVSIMEGCSKYCSYCVVPYTRGEEISRPFDDVLVEVAKLAAQGVREVNLLGQNVNAYRGPTFDGGIADLAVLIHAIAQIDGIGRIRFTTSHPLEFSDSLIEAYANVPQLANYLHLPVQAGSDRILGAMKRGYTVLEFKQKIRKLRAVRPDICVSTDIIVGFPGETDEDFAKTMKLVDDVGFDQSFSFIFSSRPGTPAAKLADDTPMAVKHERLARLQAAINANARKINEAMVGSVQRVLVEKPSTRNPDELSGRTENMRYVNFAGHPRLIGQFVDVVITDAMSNSLRGRVKRADEPAALAS; translated from the coding sequence ATGAGCGGCAAACTTTTCATCAAGACCCACGGCTGCCAGATGAACGAGTACGACTCGGCCAAGATGGCCGACGTGCTGAAGGCCTCGCACGGCCTGGAGCTGACCCAGGACGAGTCCGAGGCGGACGTGATCCTGATCAACACCTGCTCGATCCGAGAGAAGGCGCAGGAAAAGGTCTTCAGCCAGCTCGGCCGCTGGAAGCAGCACAAGCAGGACGGCAAGCCGGTACTGATCGGCGTCGGTGGCTGCGTGGCCTCGCAGGAAGGCGCGGCGATCGTCAAGCGCGCGCCCTATGTGGACCTGGTGTTCGGGCCGCAAACCCTGCATCGCCTGCCCCAGCTGATCGAGGCGCAGCGCGCCAGCGGCTTGCCGCAGGTCGACATCAGCTTCCCCGAGATCGAGAAGTTCGACTGCCTGCCCGAGCCGCGCGCGGAAGGCCCGACCGCCTTCGTCTCGATCATGGAAGGCTGCTCGAAATACTGCAGCTACTGCGTGGTGCCGTACACCCGCGGCGAGGAAATCAGCCGTCCCTTCGACGACGTGCTGGTGGAAGTGGCCAAGCTCGCCGCACAGGGCGTGCGCGAGGTGAACCTGCTCGGCCAGAACGTCAACGCGTACCGCGGCCCGACCTTTGATGGCGGCATCGCCGACCTCGCCGTGCTGATCCACGCGATCGCGCAGATCGACGGCATCGGCCGCATCCGCTTCACCACCTCGCATCCGCTGGAGTTCTCCGACTCGCTGATCGAGGCCTACGCCAACGTGCCGCAACTGGCGAACTACCTGCACCTGCCGGTGCAGGCCGGCTCCGACCGCATCCTCGGCGCGATGAAGCGCGGCTACACCGTGCTGGAGTTCAAGCAGAAGATCCGCAAGCTGCGCGCGGTGCGGCCGGACATCTGCGTGTCCACCGACATCATCGTGGGCTTCCCCGGCGAGACCGACGAGGATTTCGCCAAGACCATGAAGCTGGTCGACGACGTCGGCTTCGACCAGAGCTTTTCCTTCATCTTCTCCTCGCGCCCCGGCACGCCGGCGGCCAAGCTCGCCGACGACACCCCGATGGCGGTGAAGCACGAACGCCTCGCGCGCCTGCAGGCCGCGATCAACGCGAACGCGAGGAAGATCAACGAGGCGATGGTCGGTTCCGTGCAGCGCGTGCTGGTGGAAAAGCCCAGCACGCGCAATCCGGACGAACTCAGCGGCCGCACCGAGAACATGCGCTACGTGAACTTCGCCGGCCACCCGCGCCTGATCGGCCAGTTCGTCGACGTGGTGATCACCGATGCGATGAGCAACTCGCTGCGTGGCCGTGTGAAGCGGGCCGACGAACCGGCCGCGCTCGCTTCATGA